The following coding sequences lie in one Meles meles chromosome X, mMelMel3.1 paternal haplotype, whole genome shotgun sequence genomic window:
- the SNX12 gene encoding sorting nexin-12 — protein MSDTAVADTRRLNSKPQDLTDAYGPPSNFLEIDIFNPQTVGVGRARFTTYEVRMRTNLPIFKLKESCVRRRYSDFEWLKNELERDSKIVVPPLPGKALKRQLPFRGDEGIFEESFIEERRQGLEQFINKIAGHPLAQNERCLHMFLQEEAIDRNYVPGKDHLSWNTAENRETSG, from the exons ATGTCGGACACGGCAGTGGCTGACACTCGGCGCCTTAACTCGAAGCCGCAGGACCTGACCGACGCTTACGGACCGCCAAGTAACTTCCTGGAGATCGACATCTTTAATCCACAGACGGTGGGCGTGGGCCGCGCGCGCTTCACCACCTATGAGGTTCGCATGCGG ACGAACCTACCCATCTTCAAGCTGAAGGAGTCCTGTGTCCGGCGGCGCTACAGTGACTTCGAGTGGCTAAAAAATGAGCTGGAGCGGGATAGTAAG ATTGTAGTACCACCGCTGCCTGGGAAAGCCTTGAAGCGGCAGCTCCCTTTTCGAGGAGATGAGGGGATCTTTGAGGAGTCCTTCATTGAAGAAAGGAGGCAGGGCCTCGAACAGTTTATTAACAA AATTGCTGGGCACCCACTGGCTCAGAACGAACGCTGCCTACACATGTTCCTGCAGGAGGAGGCAATTGACAGGAACTACGTCCCTGGGAAG gacCATCTGTCTTGGAACACAGCAGAGAATAGAGAGACCTCAGGATAA